DNA from Triticum aestivum cultivar Chinese Spring chromosome 7D, IWGSC CS RefSeq v2.1, whole genome shotgun sequence:
AGCGACTAAACAACAGCAGTGAAGCGGGTCGAACTCTTACCTTCGGCACCAGTAGAACGGGGAGAAGGCTGAGGTGCGCCGGCGAGGTTGGCGGACAAGGCCGCAGCAAGATTTGTCTCGCCGAGGTAAGCCCGGATATCAACCGCGGCGCCGCGTGCGCCTAGCAGCTTTTCCGCCCGCTGCCTCTGCTTGCTCGTCAGCACCAGATTTGCGGACGATCTCCTGGACGGCGGCTCGCCCCAACGCACGGGGCACAGCCATTGTCCCGGCGACGTCAGGAAGAAGAAACCCCCTTTCCACTCTCTCTCGGATGTGGTATAGTTGAGGCCAGTGAAGAGCACTCCGGCGGCGACCCTGCAGCGGATGTAGCACCAGCCGTTCCTGTTGTACAGCTTGAAGAAGTGCCACCCGTTCAGCGAGAGCTGGCCCGGCGCGAGGCCCAGGTGGTTGAGCGTGTCGCAGAAGAAGGCGTGCAGCGGGAATCGCACCCCGGCGGCCAGCGCGTGGGCGTACACGCAGACGGCCCCCGGAGGCGGCGTGCTGCACGCGCGCAGCTCGCCGGCGGGGCGCGCGAGGAACTCCCTTCCTGCAGAGGGCGTCGACGGCGGCCTGCGTGCGCAGGGTCGAGGCGATGCGCTCGGCGGCCGGCCCGGAGAGCGCgtccggggcggcggcgtcgtcgttgcTGTCCGTGTCGGTGTCGCTGATGAGGACgacggaggacgaggaggaggaagccatcgCTGCGCTTCTGCACTTGGTGCCCTTGGTAGCTTCCGCCTCGACGACGACGGTGTCCTTGCCCGGCCGGAGGAGAAGCAGATGAGGGTTTTCTTGCTAGTACTCTGCTTTGGTTCGAGTCTGCTGCGGGCTGCGGCAAAGCAAAGTAGTGTTGGGTCAGAGTTTTGCATTTTGCATATGCAGCCCGGACCGGATTAGAAAGTAGTACAGACCCATACAAGTTTTACGACCCTGCCATGTGATGCAAATGCAAAATATTTTTACAGAATAAAGTATAAATTCTGAAATCAACTAAATATTCTAGGAAAATCCTAAAGAGACCAAAGCTTTATTGAGATAGTAGTAGTAGTATAAAAGAAGAATCCAAACTTTTTTACGCACATACATTGACCTATATGAACGCACACACAAAGTACCCCCACGAGCACCTTTGAGATACTCGTCCGGCGCAACATCTTGAATTTGACAAAGTCATCATAGTTAATGGGAACGTCTACTCCTACTAAACAAATATCGTTGGAAACtttaaaaataattcagaaaaatgtgAGTGCCCGTGTCAAGTCTAGAACTtgaattctttttttttttgagatgtaGAACTTGAACCTTGATGGGTTGGGTTGGCTCCATCATAAGAAATCTAACCATCTGAGCTACGCTCAGTTCGCAAATCCAAACATTTTTAGCGAGCAAATTAGAATTCTTCATTTACGAGCGTCGAAAATATTTCTTCTTTAACCTAGCATCTATGGACAGGTAAGTCTTCGAATATATGAATCTATGTGCGAAACAAACTGAACGGCAGGATACACTTACTAAAAAAAATCCCTACACACTTAGTCGGATGCTTCATAGAGAAAGAACAACCCCCACAAAATAAAAATTGTATGCAATTTTGACTATGGGATGCGGCAGAAAAAAAATGTGTTGAAACTCACCCAAGATTTTGCATAAAGTTAGACCTTGTGTTAGTTCCTCCGAAATTTGGGACTTCTTTGGTTCGTTGGATTATCAGAATGTTGAAATAGAGGGGAAATGTGAATGGATTGGATGTCATGTCACAGTGTTTACTTTGGAAAATTGAAATGCGAAAAATACGGAACAAAAGTTGTTTGGTTGCGTGACATGAAAATTCATAAATCTAAGTTAGACATTCGGTGCATGCCTTCGTTAGAACGTACTACAAATGAAATGCTGTAAAATTTGGACGGCACGGAGTTCTATCTTTTACATTCAAAATGCAATGTGTTTTGTGCGGAAAATGTCTACAAAAAATTACAGCTTTGTAAAAGTCAAACAGGCTACGTGGAAAACATACCAAGTCATGAAACTCCAGAATTTAATTAGATTTCTGAAGTGAGGAGTCATTTGGAGGGGAATTTTATATCCTACAGATGTGCTTTGAAACAATCATGCAACCAAACAAAATTTTGCAATCCACAAAAAAAAAATTCGAAGTGGCTCCCGTgtttttttttttcttgttttgtaAATTAAAGCGGACCAACTCCTGAGTCAAGGGGAAGTCTTGCAGGTTCTTTTGACTGTACCAGTAGTATAGTCGACGGGTATTCCTTCGGGCTCTCATTGGTTGGTTCAATGCGTGCATCCTCACGGGCCACCGGCAGTGAACCTGCTCTTCACTAGCTAGCGCGGGTTTGGCGTTGCAGACACGGCACATGTGGCCACAGTTGCCCAAGATCGCTCTGCTATGCAGAAGACACAGGCACGGAGGCAGAGTCTTGATCGGTGAAAGTGCATGCCGCTGCAGCACCGAGCACTACATGGCATGGACCACCCGCCTGAGGATCATGTGCATGTCCAGACGTCATGGCTAAGCGAGTAAAGATCAAACGACATGATGCGTTAGTAGGAAGCCAAGTATAGCACATATATTCAACAGGAAAACTGATTTTCTGGTATATATATCAGACTGACAAATTGACCCAGTATATGAGATTCAAATTAATGGTGATATGTTGTCTAAAAAATCATTGGTGGTCTCATTTGTTCGTCAGATAACTAATTAATGACACACACCGTAACTTTCTTCCTGTATGATTGGTAGACCTTAAATTCAACTCTAAGCAGTTCAATATTTCTCAATGATTCATGTTTAATCTGTGTGCTACGCATGCAAGCTTAGCATGTTTAGTTGCCCATGATAAAGCAGAAGTATTTATCCTGATTAAAGACCAACAGGGCATAAAATTTCAGCACAAAGCATAATTATTTAGATTGATTAAGAGCAACAGGTCATAAAGCTCAGTGCTAAAGAGTAGCAGAATGACATCAATTTTGCCATATACAGGGCTAATATAGAATTCTCAAAGTACCTATCGTTCGTACAAAGCAATAAAAGTCTGAGAGAGCATCCAGCAGTACTGATGCAACATATTATTCAGAGGTAGGCATTACTACAAGTAGTGAACCATCGAATAGAAGTTCACTGAAACAGCGCCCAGGCGATGCAAAGTCCAGCCACCATTACAGCAGCTCATTCATCCAAATAATGACTTATATAAGCTATTCTTACATAGCATATTGGAAAAAGAGTACAAAACCCATCATGGATAGAAAACTAAAAGTCATCCTTATATGATGTACCGGCAAAATAAAGTACTTAGTGCAGCTTCGATGGAGATTTGGATAGACAGCATAGTCTGCCGTCGACCTCAATTTAATCAGATGCCTAAAagtaagtaccggagagttacatcGGTAGTTATCAAAAAGAATGGTCACCAAGACAAAAAAAAAATGATCTCCTAAGAGAATGGTCTACCAACACGATGAAACAAATCAATTTGATAATTAATATGTTAATACATAAAATTATCTCGTAAAGGACACCATAACTGCATCAACACACAAGGGAAAATTATGTCCTAAAAGCATAATGTACTCACATTAATTATCAGTGCTCAAAAATATCATAACAAACCTGAGCAACCCAAGCAGCGAACAAAAGCCAATAGCAAATGCTCACTGGTCACAACAAAATGGGAAATCAGATGGGTCGACCCATATCACCAGTGAGGCTAACTAAAAGGAAACTAAAACCATGCCTGATCCAAGATTTTGTGGTGATACCAGTCATTAGTAAAACCCAAATAGTTTCCAATTATACAACTAAAGGAAACCACCCCCCGGGTGGTGCACTCTGCTTCTATTCATCTCTActggctagctctctccctctatcttTGTTAAGCATTAGTAAATAACTAAATATAGTAAAGGACAAAATGACTTGGCAAAAGCAATCCACACAACAAAAAGAGAGATGCAAGGCAGCGATAATTACTTGTCGCATTGTTCTTTCGAAACTATACATATCTGTAATGTTCTTTTGAAACTATACATATCTGTACCAGTTGACCATGACCGCACAAATCTACACGACAACATGTTTTGAAAACATATCCTGAAGGGAAGATGGGCTGCATGAAAAAAGCAGGCCCAATTATCCATGGACAGCAGGATTGTACAACATGCTAAACTACAATAAAATGGAATATTTAAGTTACATCGCAATCTGTATAAATGTGCAAGAAACATTTTTTTCCTACATAGTTTTATATGTATTGTCCATCTCCCTCCAATATTCAGTACCAAGCAGGCTATAAATGTCATGGGTAGGATACAATCTATTACTCTGTTTTCGATAAGCTCTTTACACATATTAGTATGTTAGAACAAGGTAACAAGCTAAAAAATATTCTTAAAATGACATGAAGTTTTTAAACAAATCGTCATCAAATGGAAATTATTTGCATACTGGAAGATATATTGAGCCTTACCTCCAATATAAAGAAAAATAGAGAATAAACTTCTGACACTTTATTAGGCTGACGACCTTATACAACAAGTGGTCTGAAGTTACTCTGTTACCAATCTCCCGATTGAAAATGCCATGAAGAAGAAGTGTCTGTGAAGAAGTGATGAAACTTGTTCCCACAAGAATATATGTACATTTGAAATATATTAAATTGGTGGTAGCTAAGTCATTGACAATTTTGTGGTTCAAAATAATAGTATAATCACAATGCCCTATAAGCTACCAATTCAGCAGCCTGAACCCTGGCAGTTGTTTCTCTTCGCTCGATCTTCTAAGTAGGTTAAAAAGCTATTGTTTCCATAAATATTTGAATCACAGCCACCATGGCCCAGATATAAATATGACCCATTGACTTTGTTTTTGTTCTGGTCGCTAGCAAGCAAAACTCCACTGGCTGTATTCCCATTGGTGGCAAGATAATGGATGGAGCGGATGCATAACCACTCGACCAACTGCCATTTGACGATTAGTAACAACAGTTAGCTTTATATAACATGCACAGTACTAATTaaagtagaaattaaaatgaaaaaagAGTGTGCAAAAAAGGGATAGCCGCATGTGCAATTAAAGAGATATACacaatttattttttgttttccttttcttttttcctatgTAAGAAAACAACTTATATTCTAAATAAACTTTTCGGACAAATCGACTAAATTTTTGTTTAAATTCgaataattttaaatttgaaaatcTACATAAAAGGAAATTTGGTGCAGAATGAATATATGTAAAGTTTTCGAACAAATCAACTAAATTTGGTTTGAAATCAAATaattttaacttaaaaaatataGTGCAGAGTGAATGCACATAAGTTCCTTTGGACAAAACGACGAaatttttgtttgaatttgaataattTTAAATTAAAAATCTAGATAAAAGGAAATATAGTGCAGAACCAATGTACATAAATTTTTCAGACAAATCAACTAAATTTTTGTTTCAAATCCACTAATTTTAACTTAGAAAATCTTGTACAGAATGAATGAAGATAAATTCTTTTGGACAAATGAATGAAATTTTTGTTTGAATTCGAATAATTTAAACATGAAAAATCTGGATAAATAAAATATAGGTCAGGATGAATGTATGTAATTTTTTTAGACAAAGCAGCTATTTTTTTTATTCGGATAATGTTGGCATTGGCCTGGTTGGATCGTGCTAGGCACCTGCTTCGTGTTCGCATCCAGGGGTGTGTAGCGATCATGTTGCATGTACTTTCCTCTCATGGTACCATAATCTACCACGGATACATCCTAAAGTACAGATCGACTCTACTCCGCCATTGTCGTGATGATAAGACAGGTGTGATGGCACGGAAGGGCTGTCCGTGAAGACCAAATTAAAAAAAAAAATGGATGGATCTTCGCCTGCTATGATATGCTGGATATGTGCCAGTGAAGTTGTTGATGACCTAGTGTGAGGCCGTCATGGTCTACCAAGGCATGCCCGACTAGCGAGAAATGCCCGGGTAGCTGTGGCATCGTCGTACGATAGAGTGAACTTTTTTTTGCCATGAATAATGAGAAGAGTTGTTGTCCGTCTTATCCTGCGCCAGGCCGGCGAGCATGATCCAATAGGTGACCGCCTCAGCGATCATGATCTAATAAGTAGAGACTCCTCTATCTCACCAAGAAGTTTCCCTTGTAATACAGGTCAGTCGAGGCAGCTCTCCCAAATGACACTTGGATAACTGATCTAGCGCATGGCAACATACAGCCGTTGTGGGCAGAGGTGCTGCGCCTCCGAAGATGGTTGCCGCCCAAAAACATTCAGCTAAACGAGAACTGCCGCGACGCGATCAGATGGAAACACGAGGTTTCAGGCGTCGCGTCTACACCACTACTATGCATACAACTGTCAGTTTCAAGGGTTTGATCAAGTCACGGCTCAGGAAGCTGTTCTGGCAGGCTTGGGCGCCGGGACGGCTGAATTATTTTTGTCTGGCTCCTGCACAAAAATCGACTTTGGTGCAACGACCGTATGCAAACAAGAGGTTGGCCAAATGGCTACTTGTGGCAGATGTGCCTACGTAACCTGGAATCCGCCGAACACCGCTTCTAGAATTGCAACATCTCCTACTCTGTTTGGCTCACATCAGCGCAATGTGGATGCACTTCTTTACATCCAGATACAtggaagaagagcaagaagaagaaaaaataaagagcaagaaGAGCACAGAAATCATCACGTCCATGATCGACGGAGCTAGGCCGGAGTTCCTTCTGTCCGTCTTACGGGAGATTTGGCAGGAGAGAAACAAAAGCACTTTCAGAGGAAAAATTGAATCCTCGACTGCAATTGTCAGGAGAACGCTGGAGTGATGGAGGCAGGCAGGAGCAGCAAAATTAGAGCACCCTTTTGGGGATCCACCGTGAGAATAATCAAATCAGGACTGATGCCTGTactcttttgtactccctccgtgaagaaatataagagcgtttatttACCCTTGATACTTGGGTCACCTGACATTCGACCTTTGTATTCCCGTATGCTTCCTGCTAATATCAATATAAGCCAGCCATCAGCTGGATCTTTAAAAAAATATCTGATGACCAAATAGCTCGGGATAACAGAAGCATGTGCCAGGGCAGCAAAATCCACATTGCTCAAGGGTTCAAATTACAGAGACAACCGCGCCCGCTTACACAACTGTTAAAATTTGTTCTTTTCATAACGCGCATACAACACGTTTTTGCACAGCAATATCGCTAGTACATGGATGTCATGATCTTACATGTCAAACATACCAAGTCCACCACATGAGTATCCTACTCACACATTGCTTTGCTTGTACAGCTTCGTGTCCAGCACTTGCTTGCCACACATCGCACACACCCCTGAAAGTGGCCACCAGTATGAACAAAAAATTGGGAACTACTACAAAACATGctaaaaattggcagccataagtTTGATCCTTTTACCAAATAGCGTGCTAAATACCAAGGGCACCTCTAGCCGAACACTCAAAATTTAACTCCTCAAACACCTTATCAAACCTTAACTCCTCAATTTTGAGGGGTTAAATAAAAACGGTTCTAGCAGAACCCGCAAACTTGAGGAGGTTGGGGCACTTGTGCCCAAATTTGAGAAGTGCAGTTAAATCCTTTCGAGGGTTCGGCTAGAGTTGCCCTAAGACTATATTACTAGATAAATTCCATGATTAGCAGACAAACTTAATGTGCCAGAAATAACCACCGCCAAAGAAAAACAATACATGTTGTATAAGCTGTTCCAAAAGGAGTTTGCTGCTTACCTTTTGAATAGGCACAGGTGTGGCAGTATTTACCGTCCTGGTGCACCTGTTGCTTACAGATTATGCATTTGGTATTTCCATAAGGAGTCCACCTGATATTCAGTGGTACAGCAGAGTTAGACTATAATATCTTGAAATAACAATTTGAACATGTATATCGTCCATACAAGTGGCTATTTCCTGTAAAAACACCCACAAACAGCTCATTTACGACAGATGTCATTCTCTCCTCTGTCACACCACCCTCTACATCTCACCCCGGCAGACAAACATTGGCTATAGGTGCACACTGCATCAAGATCATTCACCATGGAAGAGTTTACATATGGATATCACAAGCGGACACAAGGATCTTGGCCAATAAATGAAGATAACAAATAGCACAATGAGATCTCAAGGCTTCAACATAAAGCAATATTTGAGTCTTAAGGTTCAACCATCAAAGTTACAACTGAAAATATTTGTTCCTTCTCCATATCTAAGGCCACAAAACCGAAAACTGGATCAATACCAAAACCGAAATAGCCGAATTCTTGGTTTTGGAATCCTCTATTACGTTTTCTATTTCAGTTTTGCTGGATGTAAGTCGCCTGAATTTCGAATTTGGATCAGTCGATTCCGTGGAGAAGGAAGCAACAGCTACAGAGCCGGCGGTGGTTTGGGGGAAGCAGCTtccttgtctatcttagggtgcTGGGGGGAGAAGCATCCTtcttgtctatcttaggggtgcatCAGGGTGCAGGTTTGCCGGCGAAATCGGTAACTCACCGGCTGTAGAGGGATGGCCCGGGGCGGCGGCAAGCATGGCGGTGGGGtaaggtcgaggggagggcggggcggtcgCGGGAGCGCCGCTGGCCGCGGGTGGAGGAGGCAGGCGGTCCGGCCAGCGGTTGTTGGCGGTTCATtgggaggaggaagacgatgaacAGTATTTTCAGAGGTAGAACAAGAAGATCTGGCCATTCCTTTTGCATCCAACGGCAGGGAACAAATCGACTGACCCCAAAAACAAATTCATTGACTGGTCTCTAGTCATTCCCTTTCTATTTCTACTGAACTAAGTTAAATTCAGCAGAACAACAACCTGGGCCTAAAGCCCATTGTTCCATTGAGCCCTGACCTGGTACTAAGGTACATGCTGCTGGCCGCCACTCCACTAAAGAAAGAGATGCTGACTGCTCATGTAAGCCTGAAGCCCACAAGTCACAACCCTAGCCACGTCTTCATTAGATCCCCTCATGAGAGTTTGAGTGAAAACCGAGCACTacagccaatgggccaaggaattGCAGCCGCCTCGACCTCTGCAGCAGGCACATCCATCTCCTACGACGAATGTGTCTGCTGTACCAGCACAACGAGCGCCGCCACCGTAGAATCTCTAGCAGCAGTCGGCGCCTCCGGTCATGCTCTGCCGCCCCAACCAACGGCATCTCCAGGTCCTCTGGAGGCCAGTCTCGATTTTTGCCAAGCGtgcatgccatgccatctttagatCATCCTCTCACCTGTTCTAATAATTTCTTCACGCCTCTCCCTGCTTTAAAACTATGCTCGGTGCAGCTGGGTTTAAACCGAAACAAAACCAAATTTACATTTAAACAGAATTTTTTGGTTTGTTGTTGTTGCTAAATTCGGTTGTCAGCTGTGGCTAACCTAATTTGGAAAAAAAAATCTACAAGAAGCAAATTGCGCCCACCCCTATTCCGTATGAATCCCTACCCTATCATGAGCCATGTAAAATCAATACACTTCTATTACAATTCCTGCCCTCTTCCTTCCCCTTCCGTTTTAATCCATTAATCAACACTGCACGCTCTTGGTGGCTGGAGATGGTTGCATTGTCATGAAATAATCTGGACAGCCTGATCTAGTTAGGAGAGGAATGAGTCCACAAAGACAACCTTTTTCTCAAATTTCCTTTGGGTGGTTCGAGCGTCAAGTATACGAGACTGGTATTAAACTCAACCATAAAAAAGTGTAGTCACTGCCAATATTCGCATGATGATCCATTACCTCTTACAACCAAAGATCCGCCGTGACTGATTGCAAGATGCATTATCCTATTACTCTGCAACAGCTGTTTTAACATAGGCTAAGAAAATTGAAACCGGTGTAATCACCCCAGTACcactttccttaacatacaagtgAAATCAGCTATTACCAACTAATCTATAGCAATCTAATAGTACTACTACTAATAGTGAATTcgtgatggaatggatttttcaaCTCCCTCAAAATCCTCCATCCAACCAATCACCCCAGCACTCAGATTTCCAGAACCAATACCGGTCAGAAAGATTCCGCTCGAAATAGGGAATTATAGCCTCGTCAACGTGAAAGGGTCAACGCGGTTTGacaaggggaaaggaagggggatcCAACCTGCTCTTCTTGGAGAGGAGCTTGTTCTCGTTGATCTTGCGGCCGCCGCCCTCGTAGGTGTTGCTGGCGCCCTCCTTCCACTTGTCCGGGACGATCACCTTCCCCAGCTTCTTCTCGCCTGCAAAAGGAGGACCGCGCACGAATTAGAAGACAA
Protein-coding regions in this window:
- the LOC123168055 gene encoding cysteine-rich PDZ-binding protein, with protein sequence MVCTKCEKKLGKVIVPDKWKEGASNTYEGGGRKINENKLLSKKSRWTPYGNTKCIICKQQVHQDGKYCHTCAYSKGVCAMCGKQVLDTKLYKQSNV